A single genomic interval of Canis lupus dingo isolate Sandy chromosome 6, ASM325472v2, whole genome shotgun sequence harbors:
- the VPS37D gene encoding vacuolar protein sorting-associated protein 37D, translated as MYRARAARAGPEPGSPGRFGILSTGQLRDLLQDEPKLDRIVRLSRKFQGLQLEREACLASNYALAKENLALRPRLEMGRAALAIKYQELREVAESCADKLQRLEESMHRWSPHCALGWLQAELEEAEQEAEEQMEQLLLGEQSLEAFLPAFQRGRALAHLRRTQAEKLQELLRRRERSAQPAPPAAAEPPKPFPAAAVLPTGAARGPPAVPRSLPPLDSRPMPPLKGSPGCPLGPAPLLSPRPSQPEPPHR; from the exons atGTACCGGgcccgggcggcgcgggcggggccggAGCCCGGCAGCCCGGGGCGCTTTGGGATCCTCAGCACCGGGCAGCTCCGGGACCTGCTTCAGGATGAGCCCAAGCTGGACCGGATCGTGCGGCTCAGCAGGAAG TTCCAGGGCCTGCAGCTGGAGCGCGAGGCATGCCTGGCCTCCAACTACGCGCTAGCCAAGGAGAACCTGGCACTGCGGCCCCGCCTGGAGATGGGCCGGGCCGCCCTGGCTATCAAATACCAGGAGCTTCGAGAGGTGGCCGAGAGCTGTGCGGACAAGCTGCAGCGACTGG AGGAGAGCATGCATCGCTGGAGCCCCCACTGTGCACTGGGCTGGCTGCAGGCTGAGCTGGAAGAGGCTGAGCAGGAGGCTGAG gagcAGATGGAGCAGCTGCTGCTGGGTGAGCAGAGCCTGGAggccttcctgcctgccttccagcGCGGCCGCGCCCTGGCCCACCTGAGGCGGACCCAGGCGGAGAAGCTGCAGGAGCTGCTGCGGCGCCGGGAGCGGTCTGCCCAGCCGGCTCCCCCTGCTGCTGCAGAGCCCCCCAAACCCTTCCCCGCTGCAGCTGTCCTGCCCACAGGGGCCGCCCGGGGGCCGCCAGCAGTGCCCCGGAGCCTGCCTCCCTTGGACTCCCGCCCGATGCCCCCTCTGAAGGGCTCCCCCGGGTGCCCCCTTGGCCCTGCCCCTCTGCTGAGCCCTCGGCCCTCGCAACCAGAGCCCCCCCACCGGTAG